From the Alloalcanivorax dieselolei B5 genome, one window contains:
- the uca gene encoding urea carboxylase, with amino-acid sequence MFKKVLIANRGAIATRIIRTLKTLGVTSVAVYADADADSRHVSLADEAYCLGDGSAASTYLDQDKLLALMAEHQIDAVHPGYGFLSENPDFVERCEAQGIAFIGPTPQQMRDFGLKHTARQLAEDNQVPLLPGTGLLTDPEQALAAANHIGYPVMLKSTAGGGGIGMQICHDAESLRKAWDTVRRLSANNFSNDGVFLEKYIERARHIEVQVFGDGKGQAVTLGERDCSAQRRHQKVVEETPAPNLPEDVRHTLHDTARRLMSAVHYRNAGTVEFILDQDSNRFYFLEVNTRLQVEHGVTEQVYGVDLVSWMVRLAAGELPPLERLAGDLAPRGHSIQVRLYAEDPNKDFQPSAGLLTTVRFPEADGRRLRLDHWIEAGLTVSPLYDPMLAKVIVHENDRERALAALEHALGDTLVEGIETNRQYVLAILADPAFREGRMTTRYLNDFRYQPDTLDVLAGGTLTTVQDYPGRGGYWPVGVPPSGPFDNLSFRLGNRLLGNDNNAAGLECTLNGPTLRFNRDTRIALTGADMGATLDGKPVPRYQAVTVVAGQTLKLGKVNGTGARAYIAVDGGIQCEPYLGSRSTFTLGQFGGHGGRALRTGDVLHLSPHSAAPQAVVEVPQTLMPKLRDTWTLRVIYGPHGAPDFFTDNDIATFFTSDWQVHYNSSRTGVRLVGPKPEWARSDGGEAGMHPSNIHDNAYAVGTIDFTGDMPVILGPDGPSLGGFVCPATVIKADLWKLGQLKAGDKVRFQPVSLEDADRLCEEQDRCLQHLDAPELAVKPAAVITPVLDRLPEEEAGVEVVYRAAGDRYVLVEYGPLELDLRLRFRAHALMLWLEQQRIDGVLELTPGIRSLQIHFDPRQLPRNTLLTLLKEAELSLQQQDDLQVPSRIVHLPLSWDDEACRLAIWKYMQSVRKDAPWCPSNIEFIRRINGLDSIDEVKRILFEASYVVMGLGDVYLGAPVATPYDPRHRLVTTKYNPARTWTAENSVGIGGSYLCVYGMEGPGGYQFVGRTLQMWNRYRTTEAFTKPWLLRFFDQIRFYEVSAGELQQIRRDFPKGDYPLKVEETTFSLNAYQDFLQRNDDSIRAFTGKRNRAFDEELQRWVESGQIHFESQQDLDGDDGDGLPEGTPVESPTAGNIWQLNVAEGDNVEAGQVVAILESMKMEIEVTAPEAGQVLHIARQEGQQINAGQAIMVLG; translated from the coding sequence ATGTTCAAGAAGGTACTGATCGCCAACCGTGGCGCCATCGCCACCCGAATCATCCGTACCCTGAAAACCCTGGGCGTCACCAGCGTCGCCGTCTATGCCGACGCGGACGCCGATTCCCGTCACGTGAGCCTGGCCGACGAGGCTTATTGTCTGGGCGACGGCAGCGCCGCCAGCACCTATCTCGACCAGGACAAATTACTGGCGCTGATGGCCGAGCATCAGATCGACGCGGTGCATCCCGGCTATGGTTTTCTCAGCGAGAACCCGGATTTCGTCGAGCGTTGCGAAGCCCAAGGCATCGCCTTTATCGGCCCCACCCCCCAACAGATGCGGGATTTCGGCCTCAAGCATACCGCCCGCCAACTGGCGGAAGACAATCAGGTACCGCTGCTGCCGGGTACCGGTCTGCTGACCGATCCGGAACAAGCGCTGGCCGCCGCCAACCACATCGGCTACCCGGTGATGTTGAAGAGCACCGCCGGCGGCGGCGGTATCGGCATGCAGATTTGCCACGATGCCGAATCGCTGCGCAAAGCCTGGGATACGGTGCGCCGGCTCAGCGCCAACAACTTTTCCAACGACGGCGTGTTCCTGGAGAAATACATCGAGCGCGCCCGCCACATCGAAGTGCAGGTGTTCGGCGACGGCAAAGGCCAGGCGGTGACGCTCGGCGAGCGTGACTGCTCCGCCCAACGCCGCCATCAAAAAGTGGTGGAGGAAACGCCGGCGCCCAATCTTCCCGAAGACGTTCGGCACACTTTGCACGATACCGCCCGGCGCCTGATGTCGGCGGTGCACTACCGCAACGCCGGTACCGTGGAATTTATTCTCGACCAGGACAGCAACCGGTTTTATTTCCTTGAAGTGAATACCCGCCTTCAAGTGGAACACGGTGTCACCGAGCAGGTGTACGGCGTCGATCTGGTGTCCTGGATGGTGCGACTGGCCGCTGGCGAACTGCCGCCGTTGGAACGGCTGGCCGGCGATCTCGCGCCGCGCGGCCATTCGATCCAGGTGCGTCTCTATGCCGAGGATCCGAATAAGGATTTCCAACCCAGTGCCGGCCTGCTGACCACCGTGCGTTTTCCTGAAGCGGACGGCCGGCGGTTGCGGCTGGATCATTGGATCGAAGCGGGACTGACCGTATCCCCGCTGTACGACCCGATGCTGGCGAAGGTCATCGTTCACGAGAATGATCGCGAGCGCGCTCTGGCCGCCCTGGAGCACGCGCTCGGCGACACGCTGGTGGAAGGCATCGAAACCAACCGCCAGTATGTGCTGGCGATCCTCGCCGACCCGGCGTTCCGGGAAGGCCGCATGACCACCCGCTATCTGAACGACTTCCGCTACCAACCCGATACCCTGGATGTCCTTGCCGGCGGTACCCTGACCACCGTCCAGGATTATCCCGGGCGCGGCGGCTACTGGCCGGTGGGCGTGCCGCCGTCCGGCCCGTTCGATAACCTGAGCTTCCGGCTCGGGAACCGGCTGCTTGGCAACGACAATAATGCGGCCGGCCTGGAATGCACGCTCAATGGCCCGACCCTGCGCTTCAACCGCGACACCCGGATCGCGCTGACCGGCGCGGATATGGGCGCCACGCTCGACGGCAAGCCCGTGCCCCGCTACCAGGCGGTGACGGTGGTGGCCGGCCAGACGCTGAAGCTGGGCAAGGTCAACGGCACCGGCGCCCGCGCTTACATAGCCGTGGACGGTGGCATTCAATGCGAACCCTACCTGGGTTCACGCAGCACCTTTACGCTGGGTCAGTTTGGTGGTCACGGCGGCCGTGCTCTGCGTACCGGCGATGTGTTGCATCTGAGCCCGCACAGCGCGGCACCGCAAGCCGTGGTAGAGGTGCCGCAAACGCTGATGCCGAAGCTGCGCGATACCTGGACACTGCGAGTCATCTACGGCCCCCATGGCGCGCCGGACTTCTTCACCGACAACGACATCGCCACCTTCTTCACCAGCGATTGGCAGGTGCATTACAACTCCAGCCGCACCGGCGTACGGCTGGTGGGGCCGAAACCGGAATGGGCCCGCAGCGACGGCGGCGAGGCCGGCATGCACCCGTCCAACATCCACGATAATGCCTACGCGGTGGGCACCATTGATTTCACCGGCGATATGCCGGTAATTCTGGGCCCGGACGGTCCGTCCCTCGGTGGCTTTGTCTGCCCGGCCACGGTGATCAAAGCCGACCTGTGGAAACTGGGGCAATTGAAAGCCGGCGATAAAGTCCGTTTTCAACCGGTCTCCCTGGAAGACGCGGACCGCCTGTGCGAAGAACAGGACCGCTGTCTGCAACACCTGGACGCACCCGAGCTGGCGGTGAAGCCCGCAGCGGTGATCACTCCGGTATTGGACCGCCTGCCGGAGGAAGAGGCCGGTGTGGAGGTGGTCTACCGGGCCGCCGGAGACCGTTATGTGCTGGTGGAATACGGCCCGCTGGAACTGGATTTGCGCCTGCGCTTCCGGGCTCACGCCCTGATGCTGTGGCTGGAGCAGCAGCGGATTGACGGCGTGCTGGAACTGACCCCGGGTATTCGTTCCCTGCAGATTCACTTCGATCCACGGCAGCTGCCACGCAACACCCTGTTGACGCTATTGAAGGAAGCGGAACTGTCCTTGCAGCAACAGGATGATTTGCAAGTGCCGTCACGTATCGTTCATCTGCCACTGAGCTGGGACGACGAGGCCTGCCGGCTGGCGATCTGGAAATACATGCAATCGGTGCGCAAGGACGCACCCTGGTGTCCGAGCAATATCGAATTCATCCGCCGCATCAACGGCCTCGACAGCATCGACGAGGTGAAGCGGATTCTGTTCGAGGCCAGCTACGTGGTAATGGGGCTGGGCGATGTTTACCTGGGCGCCCCGGTGGCGACGCCTTACGATCCCCGTCACCGGCTGGTCACCACCAAATACAATCCGGCACGCACCTGGACCGCGGAAAACTCCGTCGGCATCGGCGGCTCCTATTTATGTGTGTACGGCATGGAAGGCCCGGGGGGGTATCAGTTCGTCGGCCGTACCCTGCAAATGTGGAACCGCTATCGCACCACCGAGGCGTTCACCAAACCCTGGCTGTTACGGTTTTTCGATCAGATTCGTTTTTACGAAGTCAGCGCCGGGGAACTGCAGCAGATCCGCCGGGACTTCCCCAAAGGCGACTACCCGCTGAAGGTGGAAGAGACCACATTCAGTCTCAATGCTTATCAGGATTTTCTGCAGCGCAATGACGACAGCATCCGCGCCTTCACCGGGAAGCGGAACCGGGCCTTTGACGAGGAACTGCAACGCTGGGTGGAAAGCGGCCAGATTCATTTCGAGTCGCAACAGGATCTGGACGGCGATGACGGCGACGGCCTGCCGGAAGGCACGCCGGTGGAATCCCCCACCGCCGGCAACATCTGGCAGCTCAACGTGGCCGAGGGCGACAATGTGGAAGCCGGCCAGGTGGTGGCAATCCTGGAATCCATGAAGATGGAGATCGAAGTCACCGCCCCGGAAGCCGGCCAGGTGCTGCATATAGCGCGCCAGGAAGGCCAGCAGATCAATGCCGGCCAGGCGATCATGGTGCTGGGCTAG
- a CDS encoding urea amidolyase associated protein UAAP2: protein MIRESQLNPADAHFRDTVPAGDYFLKVLKEGETLRILDLEGNQAADTLFFNAKDTAERYSAMDTIREQGNVFLTAGTVLRSNRNRPMLEITADTCGRHDTLGGACATESNTVRYALEKRCMHACRDSWMRAVNEHEEYGLSKRDITHNINFFMNVPVTAEGGLTFADGISAPGKYVEMKALMDITVLISNCPQLNNPCNGYNPTPIEVLIWH from the coding sequence ATGATTCGGGAAAGTCAGTTGAACCCCGCCGATGCTCATTTCCGCGATACCGTCCCCGCCGGCGATTACTTTCTGAAAGTGCTTAAGGAAGGCGAGACCCTGCGCATCCTCGATCTGGAAGGCAACCAGGCGGCGGACACGCTGTTTTTCAATGCCAAGGACACCGCCGAGCGCTACAGCGCCATGGACACCATCCGCGAACAGGGCAACGTCTTCCTCACCGCCGGCACCGTGCTGCGCTCCAACCGCAACCGGCCGATGCTGGAAATCACCGCCGACACCTGCGGCCGCCACGATACCCTCGGCGGCGCCTGCGCCACGGAAAGCAACACGGTGCGTTACGCGCTGGAAAAGCGCTGCATGCACGCCTGCCGGGACAGCTGGATGCGGGCCGTTAACGAGCATGAGGAATACGGGCTGAGCAAGCGCGACATCACCCACAACATCAATTTCTTCATGAACGTGCCGGTGACCGCCGAAGGTGGCCTCACCTTCGCTGACGGTATTTCCGCACCGGGCAAGTACGTGGAAATGAAAGCGCTGATGGACATCACCGTGCTGATTTCCAACTGCCCGCAACTCAATAACCCGTGCAACGGCTACAACCCCACACCCATCGAAGTGCTGATCTGGCACTGA
- a CDS encoding flavin-containing monooxygenase has translation MSNAKTPNHQVEHWLGEWERTLRGDDPTAAAELFEQNGYWRDLVSFTWNIKTVEGHAALRDMIGATVANTQPFDWNLAGDAREENGVVEAWITFQTAVGRGHGHLRLREGKAWTLLTTLKELRDYPEQRNDLRPKGARHGVFKNRKSWLEERREEEAELGYSRQPYCVVIGGGQGGIGLAARLRQLNVPTIVVEKNPRPGDSWRNRYKSLCLHDPVWYDHMPYLPFPDHWPVFSPKDKIGDWLEMYTRIMEINYWGSTECTGARYDEQAGEWVVDVNRDGERVTLRPQQLVLATGMSGMPNVPEIPGMEDFQGEQHHSSKHPGGEAYAGKKCVVLGANNSAHDICAALWEHGADVTMVQRSSTHVIKSETLMELVLGPLYSEEAVNNGITTEMADMTFASIPYKVMPQFHVPVYEQVAEKDADFYRRLRDAGFMLDFGDDGSGLFMKYLRRGSGYYIDVGACELVANGDIKLRSGVGIERINAHSVTLTDGSELPADLIVYATGYGSMNGWAARIISQEVADKVGKCWGMGSDTTKDPGPWEGELRNMWKPTRQQALWFHGGNLHQSRFYSQFLALQLKARMEGLDTPVYGQQEVHHLA, from the coding sequence ATGAGCAATGCAAAAACGCCGAACCATCAAGTGGAACACTGGCTTGGCGAATGGGAGCGTACCCTGCGCGGCGACGATCCCACCGCCGCCGCCGAACTGTTCGAGCAAAACGGTTACTGGCGCGATCTGGTGTCCTTCACCTGGAACATCAAAACGGTGGAGGGACACGCTGCTCTGCGCGATATGATTGGTGCCACCGTCGCCAACACCCAACCCTTCGACTGGAACCTGGCCGGTGACGCCCGGGAGGAAAACGGCGTGGTGGAAGCCTGGATTACTTTCCAGACCGCGGTGGGACGAGGCCATGGCCACCTGCGTCTGCGTGAGGGCAAGGCCTGGACTCTGCTGACCACGCTAAAGGAACTGCGGGACTATCCGGAGCAACGTAACGATCTGCGGCCCAAGGGCGCCCGCCATGGCGTGTTCAAGAACCGTAAAAGCTGGCTGGAGGAACGCCGCGAGGAGGAAGCGGAGCTGGGTTACAGTCGCCAGCCTTATTGCGTGGTCATTGGTGGCGGCCAGGGCGGTATCGGTCTGGCGGCGCGTCTGCGGCAGTTGAATGTCCCCACCATCGTGGTGGAAAAGAACCCGCGCCCCGGGGATTCCTGGCGCAACCGCTACAAGTCCCTGTGTCTGCACGATCCGGTCTGGTATGACCACATGCCGTACCTGCCGTTTCCTGATCACTGGCCGGTGTTTTCGCCCAAGGACAAGATCGGCGATTGGCTGGAGATGTATACCCGGATCATGGAGATCAACTACTGGGGTTCCACTGAATGCACCGGTGCTCGCTATGACGAGCAGGCCGGTGAATGGGTGGTGGACGTGAATCGTGATGGTGAGCGCGTCACCTTGCGTCCGCAACAGCTGGTGCTGGCCACCGGCATGTCGGGCATGCCCAATGTGCCGGAAATCCCGGGCATGGAAGACTTTCAGGGCGAGCAGCATCACTCCAGCAAGCACCCCGGCGGCGAAGCCTATGCCGGCAAGAAATGCGTGGTGCTGGGCGCCAATAACTCGGCCCACGACATTTGCGCGGCCCTGTGGGAACACGGCGCCGACGTCACCATGGTGCAACGCTCTTCCACCCACGTGATCAAATCGGAAACACTGATGGAGCTGGTGCTGGGGCCGTTGTACTCCGAAGAGGCGGTGAATAACGGTATCACTACGGAAATGGCGGACATGACCTTCGCCTCCATTCCCTACAAAGTGATGCCGCAGTTTCATGTTCCGGTTTATGAACAGGTGGCGGAGAAGGACGCGGATTTCTACCGCCGTCTGCGCGACGCTGGTTTCATGCTGGACTTCGGCGACGACGGTTCCGGCCTGTTCATGAAATATCTGCGCCGCGGCTCCGGCTATTACATCGATGTGGGCGCCTGCGAGCTGGTGGCCAACGGTGATATCAAATTGAGAAGCGGTGTCGGCATCGAGCGCATCAATGCGCATTCGGTGACGCTGACCGACGGTTCCGAGTTGCCGGCGGATCTGATCGTCTACGCCACCGGTTATGGCTCCATGAACGGCTGGGCGGCGCGCATCATTTCCCAGGAAGTGGCGGACAAAGTGGGTAAATGTTGGGGTATGGGTTCGGACACCACCAAGGACCCGGGCCCCTGGGAAGGCGAATTGCGCAATATGTGGAAGCCCACCCGGCAGCAGGCGCTCTGGTTCCATGGCGGCAATCTGCACCAGTCCCGGTTTTACTCGCAGTTCCTGGCGCTGCAATTGAAAGCACGGATGGAAGGCCTGGACACGCCGGTGTATGGCCAGCAGGAAGTGCATCATCTGGCTTGA
- a CDS encoding urea amidolyase associated protein UAAP1, whose product MTELLYDYTMPSGAHWSFRLRRGTALRLTDLEGGANVGMLFYNPEEKLERYNAPDTLKGQHTFKLTRGNCLYSDMGRVFASIVDDSFGWHDTVCGNLDDARLLEKYGEHNYQQYRNDWTLSGHASFLTELAKYGLGERDLAANLNLFSKVVTDDNGQLRFDAGAARAGAQITLRFEMDTLVVMHTCPHPLNPASDYPRKPVRVEMLTAAPVAKDDYCLNFRPENARAFENNRLYHLGL is encoded by the coding sequence ATGACCGAACTGCTGTACGACTACACCATGCCCAGCGGCGCCCATTGGTCGTTTCGCCTGCGTCGCGGCACCGCTCTGCGTCTTACCGACCTGGAAGGCGGCGCCAACGTCGGCATGCTGTTCTACAACCCGGAAGAAAAACTGGAGCGTTACAACGCCCCGGACACCCTCAAGGGTCAGCACACCTTCAAACTGACCCGCGGCAATTGTCTCTACTCCGACATGGGCCGGGTGTTCGCCTCCATTGTCGACGACAGCTTCGGCTGGCACGACACCGTCTGCGGTAACCTGGACGATGCCCGCCTGCTGGAGAAATACGGTGAGCACAATTACCAGCAATACCGCAACGACTGGACCCTGAGCGGCCACGCCAGTTTCCTCACCGAGCTGGCCAAATACGGCCTGGGAGAGCGGGACCTGGCCGCCAATCTCAATCTGTTCAGCAAGGTGGTCACCGACGATAACGGACAGCTGCGTTTCGACGCCGGCGCCGCCCGGGCCGGGGCGCAAATCACCCTGCGTTTCGAGATGGACACGCTGGTGGTGATGCACACCTGCCCGCACCCGCTCAATCCCGCCAGCGACTATCCACGCAAGCCGGTGCGGGTGGAAATGCTCACCGCCGCGCCGGTGGCAAAGGACGATTACTGTCTGAATTTTCGTCCGGAAAACGCCCGTGCTTTCGAAAATAACCGCCTCTATCACCTGGGCCTTTAG
- a CDS encoding sigma-54-dependent Fis family transcriptional regulator: MSSLHAQQRRHIDDILRYADGGYRPTVSPGDAMIARSWKRCIEEYGLDPARPRPARIVTHQTLREHQESADEFLNVARAGVEQLYGQIARLGYVLLLTDQRGITVQFLGDRRHDQRLRQAGLYLGADWNEHHAGTCAVGTCIREVEALTCHRQDHFDATHIDLTCTSAPITDPQGRLLAVLDISALDSAPTRDSQNFALHLIRLYARMIEDAYFLRLYRHHTVFRCDTSRELVQVNGQYLFALDGDGRVLAANGVGRHLLARARTDDGDVALPELFDCDARDIWSIPYACEDQVRAFRVQALGSTLFGSLIEPRRPARPAAPQALIPEEPVPELDRLAADDPAMRRTLKLAKRLRQRDVSLLILGETGTGKEVLARAIHDAGPRRHKPFVAVNCAAIPESLIESELFGYSPGTFTGARAKGMRGLIQQAHGGTLFLDEIGDMPLTLQTRLLRVLAEGEVLPLGSERPISVDCRVIAATHRDPARLIADGHFREDLYYRLNGATLRLPALRERADKQHVIVSVMAQLARAVGQPRLQLRADAMSALLACPWPGNIRQLVNALNFAEATCDGEQITVNDLPEECLAQVIGPGTTPASTEDDDDGDPQRAGLLSILKRHHWMISAVARELGVSRPTVYRRMRKHGLTPPNQRDG, translated from the coding sequence ATGAGCAGCCTGCACGCGCAACAACGTCGCCATATCGACGACATTCTGCGATACGCGGACGGCGGCTATCGCCCCACCGTGTCCCCTGGCGACGCCATGATCGCCCGGTCCTGGAAACGCTGTATCGAGGAATACGGCCTGGATCCGGCGCGGCCCCGCCCGGCCCGTATCGTTACCCATCAGACCCTGCGGGAACATCAGGAAAGCGCCGACGAGTTTCTCAATGTGGCCCGGGCCGGCGTCGAGCAGTTGTATGGTCAGATCGCACGGCTCGGCTATGTGCTGCTGCTCACCGATCAGCGCGGCATTACCGTGCAATTCCTGGGTGACCGCCGACATGACCAGCGGCTGCGCCAGGCAGGACTCTATCTCGGCGCCGACTGGAACGAACACCATGCCGGCACCTGCGCCGTGGGCACCTGCATCCGCGAAGTCGAAGCGCTCACCTGCCATCGCCAGGATCACTTCGACGCCACCCACATCGACCTCACCTGCACCTCGGCGCCGATCACCGATCCCCAGGGTCGCCTACTGGCGGTGCTGGACATTTCCGCTCTGGATTCCGCGCCGACCCGGGACAGCCAGAATTTCGCCCTGCACTTGATCCGCCTGTACGCTCGCATGATCGAGGACGCTTACTTCCTGCGCCTTTACCGCCACCACACCGTGTTCCGTTGCGATACCTCACGGGAGCTGGTGCAGGTCAACGGCCAGTATCTGTTCGCTCTCGACGGCGACGGCCGGGTACTCGCCGCCAACGGCGTCGGCCGGCATCTGCTGGCGCGGGCGCGCACGGACGACGGCGATGTCGCCCTGCCGGAGTTGTTTGATTGTGATGCCCGGGATATCTGGTCCATCCCCTATGCCTGCGAGGACCAGGTGCGCGCCTTTCGGGTACAGGCTCTCGGCAGCACCCTGTTCGGCAGCCTGATTGAGCCACGCCGGCCGGCCCGGCCCGCCGCGCCGCAAGCGCTGATCCCGGAAGAGCCGGTACCGGAACTGGACCGCCTGGCGGCCGACGATCCGGCCATGCGCCGCACCCTGAAGCTGGCCAAGCGTCTGCGGCAACGGGATGTGAGCCTGTTGATCCTGGGGGAAACCGGCACCGGCAAGGAGGTGCTGGCACGGGCCATTCACGACGCCGGGCCGCGCCGGCACAAACCGTTCGTGGCGGTGAACTGCGCCGCTATCCCCGAATCTCTGATCGAAAGCGAATTGTTCGGCTACAGCCCGGGCACCTTCACCGGCGCCCGGGCCAAGGGCATGCGCGGCCTGATCCAGCAAGCCCACGGCGGCACCTTGTTCCTGGACGAAATCGGCGACATGCCGTTGACGTTGCAGACCCGGCTGCTCAGGGTACTGGCGGAAGGGGAAGTGCTGCCACTGGGCTCGGAGCGGCCAATATCAGTGGACTGCCGGGTGATCGCCGCCACTCACCGGGATCCGGCCAGATTGATCGCCGACGGCCATTTTCGCGAGGATCTTTACTACCGGCTCAACGGCGCTACGCTGCGGCTGCCGGCACTCAGGGAACGGGCGGACAAACAACATGTGATCGTCTCGGTGATGGCGCAACTGGCCCGCGCCGTCGGGCAACCACGACTGCAGTTGCGCGCGGACGCCATGAGTGCCCTGCTGGCCTGCCCCTGGCCCGGCAATATCCGTCAGTTGGTGAACGCCCTGAACTTTGCCGAGGCCACTTGTGACGGCGAGCAAATCACGGTGAACGATCTGCCGGAAGAGTGTCTGGCCCAGGTGATCGGCCCCGGCACCACGCCGGCCAGCACGGAGGATGACGACGATGGTGACCCGCAACGCGCCGGCCTGCTGTCGATCCTGAAACGGCACCACTGGATGATCAGCGCAGTGGCCCGGGAACTGGGCGTATCCCGTCCCACCGTCTACCGTCGTATGCGCAAGCACGGACTGACACCGCCGAATCAGCGGGACGGTTAG
- a CDS encoding ABC transporter ATP-binding protein — protein sequence MAIIEMNNLWKEYGDQVVLERLNAEVQEGEFVTLVGASGCGKTTFLKMLLGTESPTRGKLLLDGAPIPDQPDETRGIVFQRYSVLPHLSALENVMLSDELHRHKLIGRAFGGKRKALKDAAMAMLESVGLTQAAGKFPHELSGGMQQRLAIAQALMKRPRILLLDEPFGALDPGIRRDMHHLVLDLWREQGLTIFMVTHDLAEGFYLGTRLWVFDKTRLDPQAPGAYGARITYDLPVGDCDKGTLTAIQEQADATARTMA from the coding sequence ATGGCCATCATCGAAATGAACAATCTGTGGAAGGAGTATGGCGACCAGGTGGTGCTGGAACGCCTCAACGCCGAGGTGCAGGAAGGGGAATTCGTCACCCTGGTGGGCGCCTCCGGCTGCGGCAAGACCACCTTTCTGAAAATGCTGCTCGGCACCGAATCGCCCACCCGGGGCAAGCTGCTGCTGGACGGCGCGCCGATCCCGGATCAGCCGGACGAGACCCGCGGCATCGTGTTCCAGCGCTATTCGGTGCTGCCGCATCTGAGCGCGCTGGAAAACGTCATGCTGTCCGACGAGCTGCACCGCCACAAGCTCATCGGCCGCGCCTTCGGCGGCAAACGCAAAGCCTTGAAGGACGCCGCCATGGCAATGCTGGAATCCGTGGGGCTGACCCAGGCTGCCGGTAAATTTCCCCACGAATTGTCCGGTGGCATGCAGCAACGCCTGGCCATCGCCCAGGCATTGATGAAACGGCCGCGCATTTTGCTGCTGGACGAACCCTTCGGCGCGCTCGATCCCGGCATCCGCCGCGACATGCACCACCTGGTGCTGGATCTGTGGCGGGAACAAGGGCTGACCATCTTTATGGTCACCCATGACCTCGCCGAGGGCTTTTATCTCGGCACCCGGCTGTGGGTGTTCGACAAGACCCGCCTGGACCCGCAAGCCCCCGGCGCCTATGGCGCGCGCATCACCTACGACCTGCCGGTGGGGGATTGCGACAAAGGCACGCTCACGGCCATCCAGGAGCAGGCGGACGCCACCGCCCGCACCATGGCCTAA
- a CDS encoding SDR family NAD(P)-dependent oxidoreductase has protein sequence MELKGKVALVTGGGRGIGQGIALALAGAGADVAVADLDLAIAEETAAKVEAVGRRSVAISVNVAQPDSVRAMVEKVEAELGGLDIAVNNAGIISIQSIEELTAEDFDRIMAVNAKGVFLCTQAAVRVMRPRRWGRIINVASIAGKIGFPDLSHYTASKFAVIGFTNAVAKEVALDGITVNALCPGIVGTGMWRGEDGLAGRWREEGESEEASWARHQKTLLPQGVAQTPEDMGQLAVYLACAEHVTGQAIAVDGGCTL, from the coding sequence ATGGAATTGAAAGGAAAAGTCGCCCTGGTCACCGGCGGTGGCCGGGGTATCGGGCAGGGGATTGCCCTGGCGTTGGCCGGTGCCGGCGCGGACGTGGCGGTGGCGGATCTGGATCTGGCCATTGCCGAGGAAACCGCCGCCAAGGTGGAGGCCGTGGGGCGACGTAGCGTGGCGATTTCCGTCAACGTAGCGCAGCCGGATTCAGTCCGTGCCATGGTGGAAAAGGTGGAGGCGGAGTTGGGCGGCCTGGACATCGCCGTCAATAACGCCGGCATCATCAGTATTCAGTCCATCGAGGAGCTCACCGCCGAGGACTTCGACCGCATCATGGCGGTGAACGCCAAAGGGGTTTTCCTCTGCACCCAGGCCGCGGTGAGGGTGATGCGGCCGCGACGCTGGGGACGCATCATCAACGTGGCCTCCATCGCCGGCAAGATCGGCTTCCCGGATCTGTCCCATTACACCGCGTCCAAATTCGCGGTGATCGGCTTCACCAACGCGGTGGCCAAGGAAGTGGCCCTGGACGGCATCACCGTCAACGCGCTGTGCCCGGGCATCGTTGGCACCGGCATGTGGCGTGGCGAGGATGGCCTGGCCGGGCGCTGGCGGGAAGAAGGGGAGAGCGAGGAGGCATCCTGGGCCCGTCACCAGAAAACCCTGCTGCCCCAGGGCGTGGCGCAAACCCCGGAAGATATGGGGCAACTGGCGGTGTACCTGGCCTGTGCCGAACACGTCACCGGCCAGGCTATCGCCGTGGACGGGGGCTGTACGCTCTAG